In Betaproteobacteria bacterium, the genomic window CGCTTCGAAACCTCCCTGGATGTTGCCCGCGCCTTGGATCGCAACAGCCTGGCCACGGACACCGTGCGCACCCGACTCAATTTTTCCGCTTTCTACCGCTTCTGAACCCGGTGGCAGTAAGGATCCCGGCCGGCGGGCGCTCCCCGTCCGCCCCGCGCGCGGGCACCTCCCGATTCATCCGGGGATACATCCCGTAACGGCTGGCAACAGGCACCCGGCGCGAGCAACCCTAAGCTCCCTCCATCGACGGGTTTAGCCGTCCAATCTCCGGGAGTCCAGCCATGCAACGCATTCCAGCCTTTTTGTCCGTCCTCGCCCTCGCCCTTGCCGCCTCGGGTTGCGCCAGTTGGGATAGCATGAATTCGCGCCAGAAGAGCGCCGTGGTGGGCGCCGGCGTCGGAGGCGTGGTGGGCGCCGCGGTCACCGGCGGTGGTGTGCTGGGGACGGTCGGGGGGGCCGCCATTGGCGGCGTCATCGGCGACCAGGTCGGCAAGCAGCGCCGCTGATCCCTGCCGCCGGCCACTCTCGCCCTGCACCCTCGCGGCAGAGCACGATACGGCGGAACCAGCCCCCCGCCAGGGCCGCTTGGTCGGAAACGACTTTCAGGCCAGAAACCCCCGCCAGAACCTCCTCGAAGACCACGTCCAGCCGCGTCGCCACGTGCCGCACGAGGGTGTTGGCGGCCCGCCGCAGCAGGGCGGATTCCCCGGGACGGAGAAACTTGTCCAGGATGAGGACCGCACCGCCGGGCCGCAGCACCCGGGCCGCCTCGGCCAGACAGGCCCGGGGTTCGGGAACCACGGCCAGAATCAGGTGCAGGACCACGACATCGAAGCTTGCGGTGGCGAAGGGCAGGCGGCGGACATCCGCCACCACGGCCTCGAGGTCGCAGGTGTCGCGGCGCGCCACCGCCCGGGCCAGCATGGCCGGGGTGAGGTCGCAGCCCACCACACGGTACCCGGTGGGCAGCAGGGGAAGGTCGAGGCCGGTGCCGATGCCGGCCAGCAGGATATCCGCAGGGGCCGCGGGCAGCGCGGCCAGGCTGGTTTGCCGCAGCCTTCGCGACACCCGTTCGATGGCCAGGTCGTAGACCGGGGCGATCAGGGTGTAGGGGTGGCGCAGATTCAGTGCAGCACCCGGGGCACGGCCAGGACGAATTCCGGGATGGTGGCGTCGAAGGAATGGCCGTCGGCCGCCACCAGGCGGTAAGTGCCCTTCATGGTGCCCA contains:
- a CDS encoding glycine zipper 2TM domain-containing protein codes for the protein MQRIPAFLSVLALALAASGCASWDSMNSRQKSAVVGAGVGGVVGAAVTGGGVLGTVGGAAIGGVIGDQVGKQRR
- a CDS encoding class I SAM-dependent methyltransferase, with the protein product MNLRHPYTLIAPVYDLAIERVSRRLRQTSLAALPAAPADILLAGIGTGLDLPLLPTGYRVVGCDLTPAMLARAVARRDTCDLEAVVADVRRLPFATASFDVVVLHLILAVVPEPRACLAEAARVLRPGGAVLILDKFLRPGESALLRRAANTLVRHVATRLDVVFEEVLAGVSGLKVVSDQAALAGGWFRRIVLCREGAGREWPAAGISGAACRPGRR